A stretch of Electrophorus electricus isolate fEleEle1 chromosome 3, fEleEle1.pri, whole genome shotgun sequence DNA encodes these proteins:
- the zgc:152986 gene encoding dnaJ homolog subfamily B member 9, which yields MHILLLSVYGECIGDYYSVLGIPRSASEKEIQRAFLQLALKLHPEKNHSPNAQQLFIHFAQAYEVLSDQEKQRLYDQEKHWDQCSKRKGKQALTCSLQKYNYSYNDFLTFSLEDLLEVLQMEEDEFMAVFDML from the exons ATGCATATTCTGCTGCTCTCCGTGTATGGTGAGTGTATAGGCGATTATTACTCAGTGTTAGGAATTCCTCGCTCCGCgtcagagaaagagatacagagagctTTCCTCCAGCTTGCCCTCAAGCTCCACCCCGAGAAGAACCACAGCCCGAATGCACAACAGCTCTTCATACACTTTGCTCAAG CCTATGAAGTGTTATCTGATCAGGAGAAGCAGAGACTATATGACCAAGAAAAACACTGGGACCAGTGCAGTAAGAGGAAGGGAAAGCAAGCTCTGACATGCAGTCTCCAAAAGTACAACTATAGCTACAATGATTTCCTGACATTTAGCCTGGAAGACCTGCTTGAGGTTCTACAGATGGAGGAAGATGAATTCATGGCAGTATTTGATATGCTTTAA